In Rosa chinensis cultivar Old Blush chromosome 1, RchiOBHm-V2, whole genome shotgun sequence, a genomic segment contains:
- the LOC112182737 gene encoding probable carboxylesterase 15 translates to MVRENKKLVQEVSGWLRVYDDGSVDRTWTGPPEVKFMTEPVPPHDEFIDGVATKDVLVDQTSGLRVRIYLPEQQPKHEEDDNKVSEQLKLPIILHFHGGGFCITQADSYMYYHIYSKLSRSANAIVVSVYQRLAPEHRLPAAIEDGYSALLWLRSVALAEQKEPWLLSYADFNRVFLTGDSSGGNIVHQVAAQAGSADLSPLKLAGGIPIHPGFVRSERSKSELEQPQSPFLTLDMVDKFLGLALPVGSTKDHPITCPMGSGAPPLESLKLPPFLLCIAEKDLIIDTEMEYYEAMKKANKDVEILMNKGMMHSFYLNKIAVDMDPETAAETERLIAGIKGFVEKH, encoded by the coding sequence ATGGTCCGTGAGAACAAGAAGCTTGTCCAAGAAGTGTCCGGTTGGCTAAGAGTCTACGATGACGGCTCAGTCGACCGGACATGGACAGGACCTCCCGAGGTCAAGTTCATGACCGAACCAGTCCCGCCCCATGACGAATTCATCGATGGTGTGGCCACTAAGGACGTGTTGGTCGACCAAACCTCCGGCCTCCGCGTCCGGATCTACCTTCCGGAGCAGCAGCCAAAGCACGAGGAGGACGACAACAAAGTCAGCGAGCAACTAAAGCTCCCCATCATACTTCATTTCCATGGAGGAGGCTTCTGCATCACCCAAGCTGACTCGTACATGTACTACCACATATACAGTAAGCTCTCGCGCTCCGCCAACGCCATTGTCGTGTCCGTTTACCAACGCCTGGCACCGGAGCACCGCCTCCCTGCCGCAATCGAGGACGGCTACTCCGCTCTCCTTTGGCTCCGCTCTGTCGCCCTAGCGGAACAAAAAGAGCCATGGCTTCTCAGCTATGCGGATTTCAACAGAGTTTTCCTTACCGGAGATAGCTCCGGAGGGAACATCGTCCACCAAGTGGCGGCTCAAGCGGGAAGTGCAGACTTAAGTCCACTGAAGCTCGCCGGCGGGATCCCCATCCACCCAGGGTTCGTTCGGTCGGAGAGGAGCAAGTCGGAGCTGGAGCAGCCTCAGTCGCCGTTTCTTACGCTCGACATGGTGGACAAGTTCTTGGGGCTGGCACTGCCTGTAGGTTCCACCAAGGACCATCCGATTACGTGTCCGATGGGATCCGGCGCTCCGCCGTTGGAGAGCCTGAAGCTGCCGCCGTTCCTGCTGTGCATTGCGGAGAAGGACCTGATCATTGACACGGAGATGGAGTACTATGAGGCCATGAAGAAGGCGAACAAGGATGTGGAGATTCTGATGAACAAGGGAATGATGCACAGCTTCTATCTCAACAAGATTGCGGTGGACATGGACCCAGAAACAGCTGCAGAGACTGAGCGTCTGATTGCAGGGATCAAAGGGTTCGTGGAGAAGCACTGA